Genomic segment of Pagrus major chromosome 19, Pma_NU_1.0:
gctttttcatcgtaattatgcttttacatgaaggtttgactcaaacacattcacaaaaaaagcctaggttgcattttggcgagagtttcactttaatcaAGTGCTGTtcatatgagtgactttcacttttaccaagtAATATTCTAACAtcatgtctttacttttactcaagtatgactgttggatactttttacaacacagcTGGATGCACATCAAAgataatgatgtcatcaggaagTGACGTCACACTGAATCAGGCTCTATTTAATGGATCTGTAGCTTGTGGTCTACAGTCCACCgtgcaggtgtttttttaagggcGTGTCCAACTCCATTTTGGGAGTTAACAGGGACAATCTGGGCccaaagtgagaaaaaacatgataaagggTTATATTTAGACTCTTGATTAGTCATGGACATGTTTTGGATgcaacataaattaaaccaatcagagGGCTGTCTCCCCCTACCTTTTAGAGCCAGGTGTGCCTTCACCTGATGCATCAATATTTACACAGCAGgttcatacagtaaaataatttggagtaaagcagctgtcgtcctgataaatcctgagctccatcagagctgactaataatatttatttcagaaggtAAAAGTTTGattgtgtttcctctgcagagtTTCCTCCATCCTGTCAattttataactacagcttcTGGTTTTGCTGCTTATATGTGTCACGATATTTGTTGCTGTGACATTACAGCACTCTCTGATCATTATCTAATCATTAAATcagagtgtatgtgtgctgtgaatCCGCCTGTATAGCTGCATGTCAGTCAGAAACTATAATGACACTGAGCTGCTGCTTTTACCTGCACTCACCTGTCAGCTCACAAATATGTCTAAACTTTATTTTgttccttttctctgtctgtctgtctgtctgtctgtctgtctatctgtctctctgcctgcctgcctgtctgtatctctgtctgtctctgtgtctctgtctgtctgtgtctctgttgtaaaTCACAACCATGTAGCATCAAATTGAAAACATCCATTAGTGCGGAGCCACATCAGAGTgaggggatggatggatggaggggcAGATGGGGGGTGGATGTGTCGTTGTTTGGAAAGGTATCTCATGTCAGCAGACGGGATGATTTATTTAgcgaagaaggagaagaagaagaagaagaggccgAGGGATGAAATGATTTGCGTGTGAAAAGGCGATGATGTAGatcagcagagaagaagaaaaagaagatgaagagataAGACGACAGGATGAGGTGATAGAATTACACAGCTCAGGATTATCTGTACCTGGTTTACAGGTGAGCGACAGATGAGGTGTTGGCTGACGAGCTGAGAGCCGCTGCAGCTTGAAAACATCTTCTACCCACAAGTCTGATCCGCGTGTAagcatcagccaatcagaggagagaatCACCTTCATGAAAATGACCTGAAACAAGTCAGACAGTCGAGCTCACACGTTTACCTTCTGCTCTGATGCTCACAGCAACTAAAGCAACTAATGAAGCTAAAGCAATTAAAGCAACTTACAGTGACGATGCTAACATGTTGAAGTTGAGCAGGTATGATGTTTACCTTGTTATCTATCTTGGTTtagtttgttagcatgctaacattagctcattATCTGAACACTTACCTGGAATCTAATCCAGCACTTAAACTCACCTGTACCTGAACCCACACCTACAGACTCACCTGGTGCTCTTACCTGTCTGGAACAAACCATTTTAAACAGTTGTCAGTgagttgtgtgttttattttgttacttcCTGTCCTGgggttagtgtgtgtgtgtgtgtgtgtgtgtgttaatgtaaaCTGAAGGCAGGTAACGAGTGAGGCAAGGTAAAGGGCAAAGGAAGGCGTGGGTGTAATGGAAGGTAGTGACAGTCAGTCGGAGGGTTTCAGAGGTTCAGTCTGAGGACAGCTCACTGACTCCTGTCCTGACGCGCTCctgtcaaaacaacatttattactcacacacactgaaaccagTCGCCGTCCAAACTCCAGCGCTTTgatcctctgctgctggttctCACTCTGAGGCTCTGGACCCAGGAGGGGACGGGGGCCACCTGTGGGGGGTCTGCACACCGTGACGACCAGAAGACGTTTGTTGAAGACATGAAAACTTCTCAGTCTGGTTCTCACTCTGACACAGAAGCTCTGGACCTCATCAATAACAAGATGTGATCACCAGGCTGCTGAGAGGACTGAACCACAACATGCAATCTTTACTCTGCTATTGATTAGCATTAGCAGGTCGCTTGCTAATTAATTAGCATTAGTTATTATTATCAGCAGAAAGAGTTTACAGTTTAATCACCTCCAGTCAACAGCAGGAGCTGCCTAGCTCTCTGCcggggacagacaggatgactgacaggacaacagacaggaggacagacagaagaacagacaggacgacagacaggagaacagacaggacaacagacaggatgacagacaggagaacggacaggatgacagacagcaggacagacaggacgacagacaggagaacagacaggacgacagacaggagaacggacaggatgacagacagcaggacagacaggacgacagacaggacgacaggacaacagacaggatgacagacaggatgacaggaCGGACGACAGGACGACAGGACGAcaaacaggagaacagacaggatgatagagaggagaacagacaggatgacaggcaggacgacagacaggaggacagacaggatgacagacaggacgacagacaggagaacagacaggagaacagacaggatgacagacaggagaacggacaggatgacagacagcaggacagacaggacgacagacaggataacagacaggacgacaggacgacagacaggatgacagacaggacgacagacaggagaacggacaggatgacagacagcaggacagacaggacgacagacaggataacagacaggacgacaggacgacagacaggatgacagacaggacgacagacaggagaacggacaggatgacagacagcaggacagacaggacgacaggacaacagacaggatgacaggaCGAACGACAGGacgacaggacgacagacaggagaacagacagaatgatagacaggagaacagacaggatgacagacaggacgacagacaggaggacagacaggaggacagacaggacgacagacaggaggacagacaggatgacagacaggagaacagacaggatgatagacaggagaacagacaggatgacagacaggaggacagacaggatgacaggcaggacgacagacaggatgacagacaggacgacagacaggagaacagacaggagaacaggcaggatgacagacaggagaacggacaggatgacagacagcaggacagacaggacgacagacaggatAACAGACAGGATaacaggacgacagacaggatgacagacaggacgacagacaggagaacggacaggatgacagacagcaggacagacaggacgacaggacaacagacaggatgacagacaggacgacagacaggagaacggacaggatgacagacagcaggacagacaggacgacaggacaacagacaggataacagacaggacgacaggacgacagacaggagaacagacagaatgatagacaggagaacagacaggatgacagacaggacgacagacaggaggacagacaggaggacagacaggacgacagacaggaggacagacaggatgacagacaggagaacagacaggatgatagacaggagaacagacaggatgacagacaggaggacagacaggatgacaggcaggacgacagacaggacgacagacaggacgacagacaggagaacagacaggatgacagacaggacgacagacaggagaacagacaggagaacaggcaggatgacagacaggagaacggacaggatgacagacagcaggacagacaggacgacagacaggataacagacaggacgacaggaCGAcaaacaggatgacagacaggacgacagacaggagaacggacaggatgacagacagcaggacagacaggacgacaggacaacagacaggatgacagcaCGAACGACAGGACGACAAgacgacagacaggagaacagacagaatgatagacaggagaacagacaggatgacagacaggacgacagacaggaggacagacaggaggaaagcaggacgacagacaggaggacagacaggatgacagacaggagaacagacaggacgacagacaggacaacagacaggacgacaggacaacagacaggacgacagacaggacaacagacaggatgacaggaCGAacgacaggacgacagacaggagaacagacaggatgacagacaggagaacacCTGAAGTGTGGcacatttgtcttttatctgatgagtgaaggatctgttcaGCCATCGGACTGGACCCGGGCAGACCCGTCTGTGATGAAGTATGTGACCACCTGTGATGAAGGTGCTGCTGGTGGTTTACATGAACGTGTAGTTATAGTGTGAATATATCTGAGCCTGCAGAGGTCAGATCAGGTTCAGACTCCATCAAAAACCTACAACTGTGAACACAGTTAAAGGGTTAATACGAGGTTTTcaacctttaaaacattaatgagAGAACTGtcacaaaaatctgttttatatgtttaatttgttttttgtagcaaaatgttttcatcatccaaaactttacgtttctttacgTTCAgtcttcagtgtttctgttgtgacatcacagtgtttctgctgtgacatcacagtgtttctgttgtgacatcacagtgtttctgctgtgacatcacagtgtttttgttgtgacatTACAGTGTTTCTGCTCTGCTCAGCTGGTTGGTTTAGAGCAACATCAGGTTTTATCTTTAAACTTCtgcttctgtctccacaaacacggctggaaaatgtcccgacgtctcgttaaaaacatCCAGAGGTTTCACTTTGACGGATGTTTGAacactgtcttgaacagtggtcactggcttggcagctttgTCGCCTACATCCACACCTACAACCATAGCCccaccctctccacctcctgacgGTCGGCtcataaacatgtgatgtgaacgGGATGGCTTGCTTCGTAGAATAGTTGATTCgacacatttatatttgaatgtgtcacattttattgttataaCTGAGCTGAATGTTTCGTTTGGCTGCAGTTAGATCTGTAAACGTGTCCTGATATCATGTCCTCAGTGTCAAAGTAACCCTGTACTGACTGTTTCACTGTCTGGGCCTGAGAGAGTTTCTTTCTGAGCCTGGAACAAAAGTTCTGTAACTTTCAATCCTCAGTCAGAAAATCTGCTCATTTTAACTGAATCTGTCACATTTACTCACAAACTGAAGAAAGTTTAACATTAAAGATCAACATTAGACGTAGAATAAAGATGACTGCTCGGCTTCACTGCAGCTCTCCAAACATCATGTTTCactctgtgtgttgttgtctgAGTGAAAGCGTTGACAGCAGTCTGTACAGCAGTTCGTTTAATGTGACTCTTCAGTTCTGACAGAagcattttgtcatgttttcatttcacagatCTGTTCAGTCAACAACTGTTTGATTCAGTTCATTTGTTCTTTCATTCATCAACACTTCAGTTtcacactgtcagtcagtccaACAGCTTCACTGACTCAATAAATAACCCAAACAAGAGAAGCACACGGTCCATGTGCCCTCTGAAGGAAGCCTTTAAACACCAGGACATCTAATATTTCATCTTTTTAATTGATCAGATCAGAAATCATGGAGGCTTCTAACTAAAGTATGttcaaatataaaacatgagaCACCAAGACCCGCTTCTTCTGAGGTAATTTGTAGTTCAACGTAATCCCAAAATATTGAGTCCTGAATTTGACACCACGTCACTTAGTGTTGAAGCTTTCTGAGGACTCACCGTCCACACCTGTGTAACACCTGTGTAACACCTGTGTGACACCTGTGTGACACCTGTGTGACACCTGTGTGACACCGCTGAGCCCGAATACAACCATCTGTACTGTGACAGCAGACGAAaaaatttaaaggaacagttcacccagaaagtaaaacccagtcatcatctcctccctccatgctgatgaaagtcaggtgaagtctcgtagtccacaaaacatttctggagcttcacagtaaaagagagtcgcagcattctgctaaacaagtgaagcagctggagaagCTTCTGGAAATGAAACGTCACCTCACTGTCCATCAGCACGgtggtgaggagataatgactggattaacattttttgggtgaactgttcctttaaacaacaactacagctgaggAAGGCCAAGAGATGTGACTGAAAGCTCCAGACACAACAAGTAAGTTAGACCTTCTGTTCAGGATTTAAGGCCCAACAGAATTCTGTTCTGAGAGGTCCCAGTTTGACTTCTCTTCAATTTAATTCCAATCTGTGAACAAAGATTTCACTTTCTGTCCTGAAGGAGGCGCCGGAGGAAAACTGAAGCTGGATGGAAAAAGATCTTCCTGTGGGAGCATGAAAGTTCTCCATGAATGTCTTTAAAAAGTTTAGTTCTGATGATCCACATCCTCTCAGCTCCTGAACGTCCAGTCGCAGCAGTGGTTCAGTTCATCACTCAGGAGTTTTTCTATTGAAGAATGCGTGATACATCAAGTGTCTTTTTCAGCAGCACTGTCAGTGGTGGTTGGGGCGGTGGTAGTCATGGTAACAGTAGTCCTGGTTATGGTGGTGTGGGTGGTGCTGCCTCTGTAGTTGTTGTAGCAGTACGTGTTGGGGTAGGTGGTAGTCATAGTAACAGTAGTCATGGTTATGGTGGTGTGGGTGGTGCTGCCTCTGTAGTTGTTGTAGCAGTACGTGTTGGGGTAGGTGGTAGTCATGGTGACAGTAGTCATGGTTATGGTGGTGTGGGTGGTGCTGCCTCTGTAGTTGTTGTAGCAGTACGTGTTGGGGTAGGTGGTAGTCATGGTGACAGTAGTCATGGTTATGGTGGTGTGGGTGGTGCTGCCTCAGTAGTCGTCATAGCGGTACGTGTTGGGGTAGGCGTAGCGGTAGTCGTAGCCGTCGGCTcgctctgttttggtctgcaGAGGTTCGGGCTGGAAGGACAGAGACTTGATGACTCCACCCGACTCCTCCATCACCTTCACCTCAGTGGAgtacgaggaggaggaggcgtcGTCCATCAGTGAGGAGCAGCCAGGGAGGCCCGGAGGCTTCGGGGGAGCGCAGGGCTGGTAGGACGGGAGGCCGGCAGGAGGTTTGGGACAGGACTGGTAGGATGGGAGCGATGCAGAAGGCTTTGGACAGGGCTGGTAGGATACCTGGGGAGGAGGATCAATACTGGGATCAATGAGAAAGGTGAAGTTTAGAGATCGCTCAGGAGCCAGAGTCTGACAGCCAATGAGAGGAGAGTAGGGCCCCAGGTGATTCTGTGCTCACAGTTTGGCTCCACCTCTTTCCTGGGTACCTGACAGGAAGAGGCACGCTCACTCCTTAGACACtgctctcctctgattggctcacaGGTCTGAGGTATGACCTCTACTCACCTTGGTTGTCGTGGTGATGATGGTCTGCAGTGCTGCGGGCGACCCAGGGGCGTTGCTGGGGTAACGGCAGGGGTACTCTGTGCTGTAGTAGTGGTGGTTGTCACTGTAGGGGGCGGAGCTCTTCAACAGGTCCTTCCAGCCTGCAGGAGGCTTCGTCTGAGGGtcgaaggaggaggaggagagaggagctgacgacgaagaggaggaggaggaggaacccAGGACCGGGGCCACCCTGGAAACAAACAAGGATCTAGATTAGGCCTGTTTAGATCACCAGAAACTGAAACCCATTCAGATCCGTTTGCACCACCAGGATCTGGATTAAGCTGTTCTAGATCTGGTTTAAAACGGTTCTGATCTGGTTTAAAACTGTTCTGGATCTTGATTAAGTTGTTCTGGATCTGGATTAAGATGTTCTGGATCTGGTTTAAAGCTGTTCCGGATCTGGATTAAAGATGTTCTGGATCTGGATTAAGTTGTTCTGGATCTGGATTAAGATGTTCTGGATCTGGTTTAAAGATGTTCTGGATCTGGTTTAAAGATGTTCTGGATCTGGATTAAGCTGTTCTGGATCTGGATTAAACTGTTctggatttaaacatgtttagGATCTGATTTAAACCTGTGTAGAATCCATGATCCATTATCTGAAGCTCTTTAGGCTCTTCAGGTTCTAAACCGGTTCAGAATCTGGTTCAGACCTGTTTACACTGCCTGGCCCTGGATAAGAGTGAGTGTGAGGCTGACCTGGggtcacagaggtcagaggtcatgggATACGAAGGCGAGGTCAGGTATCCCTGGAACTCATAGCCGGGCCGGCCCATGTAGAGTCGGGGATTTGCTGGTTTCTGAAGTGCGGACGGGGCATCTCCCAGTGCATTATGGGGGTTGTAGTAGGGCTCTGGACTCTGGAATGCTGGGTAATGCTGCGGGTAGTTCGGCTCGATGAAGGAGATTCTGTCTGATGGGTCAACGCAGGAGAGGAGGGCGGGGCCCAGagcctgaaacagaaaacaaacaaataaacaaacaacaacaacaacaacagtaatgaacagctgttgttgtttgttttagtcaCCTGTGTTTCGATGAGTCGTCTTTTTTGTGTGAACGGCGGCGAGCTGACTCGTCTCTTCACTGAACTTCTTCTGGCTTCAGTCTCAGACTTGGACTCTGGCCTGGGATGATCGTGGACTCCTTTAGCCTGAcgcaaacaaaaacagcaacagttaGACCCTCAGAATCTGTTTTAACTCCTCTTTTAATCTGTGCTTTCAAGATCGGGTGTCAGTCTGGTTGGCCTTCCAGGATCTGGTTTACATCTGTTTAAAATGATCCAGAATCCTGTCTGGACCTGTCCAGTCTGTCTGGATCTGGTTTAGATCTCTGAAGACCACCACTGG
This window contains:
- the gcm2 gene encoding chorion-specific transcription factor GCMb codes for the protein MSRAEEREEADCVCSVGMKFTWDINDPKLPQDTKQFDPFQEWTDGYVRFIYSAEDKNAQRHLSGWAMRNTNNHNCQILKKSCLGVVVCSRGCTLPDGSRLQLRPAICDKARQKQQKKLCPSCNASLELLPCRGHSGYPVTNFWRVDGKAIFFQAKGVHDHPRPESKSETEARRSSVKRRVSSPPFTQKRRLIETQALGPALLSCVDPSDRISFIEPNYPQHYPAFQSPEPYYNPHNALGDAPSALQKPANPRLYMGRPGYEFQGYLTSPSYPMTSDLCDPRVAPVLGSSSSSSSSSAPLSSSSFDPQTKPPAGWKDLLKSSAPYSDNHHYYSTEYPCRYPSNAPGSPAALQTIITTTTKVSYQPCPKPSASLPSYQSCPKPPAGLPSYQPCAPPKPPGLPGCSSLMDDASSSSYSTEVKVMEESGGVIKSLSFQPEPLQTKTERADGYDYRYAYPNTYRYDDY